A single genomic interval of Pomacea canaliculata isolate SZHN2017 linkage group LG5, ASM307304v1, whole genome shotgun sequence harbors:
- the LOC112564312 gene encoding casein kinase I has translation MAGTSSIATEFLVNGKYRLVRKIGSGSFGDIYLGINITNGEEVAVKLESQKARHPQLLYESKLYKILQGGSGIPHCRWYGQEKDYNVLVMDLLGPSTEDLFNFCSRKFTMKTVLMLADQMINRIEYVHNKNFIHRDIKPDNFLMGIGRHCNKVFIIDYGLAKKYRDNRTRQHILYREDKNLTGTARYASINAHLGIEQSRRDDMESLGYVLMYFNRGSLPWQGLKAATKRQKYEKISEKKMSTPVDALCKGFPAEFAMYLNYCRGLRFDEAPDYMYLRQLFRILFRTLNFQYDYVFDWTQLKHKTSNPAASSSSTQPTSGR, from the exons ATGGCTGGCACATCGAGCATAGCCACTGAGTTCCTTGTCAATGGAAAGTACCGCCTTGTGCGAAAGATAGGAAGTGGCTCGTTTGGCGACATCTATTTGGGTATAAATATCACCAATGGAGAG GAGGTTGCTGTCAAACTTGAATCGCAGAAGGCCAGACATCCACAGCTCCTTTACGAAAGCAAACTGTACAAGATCCTTCAAGGAGGTAGTGGCATTCCACACTGCAG GTGGTATGGACAGGAAAAAGACTACAACGTTCTGGTAATGGATTTGCTTGGACCAAGCACAGAGGACCTATTCAACTTTTGTAGTCGCAAATTCACCATGAAGACTGTCCTAATGTTAGCTGACCAG aTGATTAATAGGATAGAGTATGTGCACAACAAGAATTTCATTCATCGAGACATCAAACCAGACAACTTTCTGATGGGGATTGGTCGTCACTGCAATAAA GTGTTTATTATTGACTATGGTCTTGCCAAGAAGTACAGAGATAATCGCACAAGGCAGCACATTCTATATCGGGAAGACAAGAATCTTACGGGTACTGCGCGCTATGCCAGCATCAATGCTCATTTGGGAATCGAACAGAGTCGCCGAGATGACATGGAGTCACTGGGTTATGTTCTTATGTATTTCAATCGTGGTAGCCTTCCTTGGCAAGGACTGAAG GCTGCCACTAAACGACAGAAGTATGAGAAAATCAGTgagaagaaaatgtcaacaccAGTGGATGCTTTGTGCAAG GGTTTTCCTGCTGAGTTTGCTATGTACCTCAACTACTGTCGAGGATTGCGCTTTGATGAAGCACCTGATTACATGTACCTGAGGCAACTTTTCCGCATTTTGTTTCGCACCCTGAATTTTCAGTATGACTATGTTTTTGACTGGACACAGCTAAAGCACAAGACCAGTAATCCAGCTGCTTCAAGTAGTTCAACACAGCCAACATCAG ggCGATGA